The following proteins come from a genomic window of Pleuronectes platessa chromosome 2, fPlePla1.1, whole genome shotgun sequence:
- the znf831 gene encoding zinc finger protein 831 isoform X2: METGKPVCAPVHISSAAAQIEKRMDVQAPLTAVYIHTVPALPAQPFPQLPAAAREPATLHLAMPPLYSKENPCFLTLHIAGGLHSSPGLSPAAAAPTARPKSAGKHVCTHCGRDCMKPSVLEKHLRCHTGERPYPCTTCRVSFKTQSNLYKHKRTQAHARLSSESEQSSLGSQDSMSSSRETHSSSLSLDEHSEKTGIMEKDATLPVADITCTANTTEVFSVTTQGSICEQRDLDPASPKTDSNESAKVRKVEENLRVENEQSPSTIGRHLPLQRQKATVFSKQWERSVSRGKSQNHESTDSGFSESSDHYPSPGSVLHGHSLDSLSESNKEHFEETTNTHTSSEPDRGAREQEQKTLEERISKLISENTAVVEDKQLENVRPRKTVLSKQGSIDLPLPYTYKDSFHFDMKISRTQNVGLQRNRKPGLYSSVPTQQSTTMEHGPLTRSNSLPFSVTLLQPERSSSASSYQSNYESLICRGGSGQINQAGFAIKPVNQQSSTHRPLVRQTAVDCNHATDGLFMNSSVEEASTGSLSCDGDICGEPSNRKFRRKKAQKFAYDKWYMYGGGTFKKLYYNTEKDGDKSVVKGRKCMKAEHEAFQAPQKKLSSAHKETVTTGSAINIPSSRATVCHPGCSPAKTSLSSTVDVNVRTTQLHSACSSVKTPIRRNLSLSILPLPSVVSHQANSMSSTGAGLKEKHTDSISELCGAHIPSDRKKQRTADDSICQLEMETAQNTLSYLPPSVTGSALRQDAHFSYVNLQKKQKHTQLEGNLFSPCIINANAQSASTLPPTSLPSALKTSFLPKYQLKLPNAGEHDSNTSLHVVDKPTVTAGCTFTSPTSSSKTEQTSPSVTAPEIKLSEPVTVALMQTGDSKKTNALNSTQAQLFLPCTAATFCQAETSRFNENMTSSLPVVHRQFAATTITTACLHDYHEGLCSTLIQPSKSAPVQLPSPVAPAIPSISTENSQTSATSSTTIPQCPINSNLPLSHLQFLPKSEQSNFVNRAFTGPNTPKVPCHIIPFDQVQPAGQNVFHVHTADLQICLQIISDEQLALIEPQIERHEDSSLSQRRDMQAQAAKVIQNKAKSSAATERSNEGTDHRLQGYQKELDQNESSSTLNVERIKPPLTAHMTEHRNSRQATLSAESKPPEAPGLTLHPHKCSHLNTATETLSFASDVMSTAAVRSGRNQTSEEERALSLNSFPEEQPFLGSRASQGGLVLQTLSGLSPNSVNQNRKSELLVKDIHHKTKNQGASCEVSIMKTKWEASAYRSNRLESGETPCSMHVRCDKASSDELSGSLFPFSINNCKSPRKLNPHTSICCSKPSDPTISETVDPSKHENTGCDRVGPSDNSVTLPEKTLCDSQDVISLAHSQKLFTSESSNIHVERTKDIPAVLSSIQSPTAGILEGDCLGECEVQKEPQKWGHVGIPGQSDCTDRRPKLSQEARETTHQGIDGQSGGGVMREDKNGRIKADTVPGELANTESNCRYTALPDMTELEPLQSMKTIFFVGQVDSVLRRMQSLN; this comes from the exons ATGGAGACTGGCAAGCCAGTATGCGCTCCAGTGCACATCAGCTCAGCTGCAGCGCAGATAGAGAAAAGGATGGATGTCCAGGCCCCACTGACGGCTGTTTACATCCACACAGTGCCTGCTCTACCAGCGCAGCCTTTCCCacagcttcctgctgctgcacggGAACCAGCCACGCTCCATCTGGCCATGCCGCCGCTCTACTCCAAGGAGAACCCTTGCTTTCTGACACTCCACATTGCCGGTGGGCTGCATTCTTCGCCAGGGCTgagtccagcagctgctgctcctacAGCCAGACCCAAATCAGCAGGAAAGCATGTGTGTACTCACTGCGGACGGGACTGTATGAAGCCCAGTGTGCTGGAGAAACATCTCCGCTGCCACACAGGGGAGCGGCCCTACCCCTGCACCACTTGCAGAGTTTCTTTTAAGACTCAGAGCAACCTCTACAAGCATAAACGTACTCAGGCACATGCCCGCCTCTCATCCGAGTCAGAGCAGAGCAGCCTGGGCAGCCAAGACAGCATGTCCAGCTCAAGAGAGACTCATTCCTCCAGTCTGTCTCTGGATGAGCACAGTGAGAAGACGGGCATCATGGAAAAGGATGCCACCCTACCTGTTGCTGATATTACCTGTACAGCCAATACTACAGAGGTCTTCTCTGTAACAACACAGGGCTCCATCTGTGAGCAGAGAGACTTGGACCCTGCAAGTCCTAAAACAGATTCAAATGAAAGTGCAAAGGTAAGAAAAGTAGAGGAGAACCTGAGAGTTGAAAATGAACAATCTCCTTCGACTATTGGTCGACATCTTCCACTTCAGAGACAAAAGGCCACTGTGTTCTCCAAGCAGTGGGAGAGGTCAGTATCAAGAGGGAAATCACAGAACCACGAGAGCACAGACTCAGGTTTCAGTGAGAGCAGTGACCACTACCCAAGCCCTGGTAGTGTTTTACACGGCCACAGTCTGGATTCTCTATCTGAATCTAATAAAGAGCATTTTGAGGAaacaacaaacactcacacgTCTTCAGAACCAGACCGAGGTGCAagggagcaggagcagaagaCACTGGAGGAGCGCATATCTAAGCTGATTTCGGAGAATACAGCTGTTGTGGAGGACAAACAGCTGGAGAATGTAAGGCCTCGGAAGACTGTTCTTTCAAAGCAGGGTAGCATCGACCTTCCTTTGCCCTACACGTACAAGGACTCCTTTCACTTTGACATGAAGATCAGTAGGACTCAGAATGTTGGGTTGCAAAGAAACAGGAAGCCTGGACTGTACAGCTCTGTGCCCACTCAGCAGTCAACCACCATGGAGCATGGCCCCTTAACCCGCAGCAACTCCCTCCCCTTCAGCGTCACGCTCCTGCAGCCTGAGAGGAGCAGCTCAGCCTCTTCCTATCAGAGCAATTATGAATCACTGATTTGCAGGGGAGGCTCAGGCCAGATCAACCAAGCAGGCTTTGCCATAAAGCCTGTGAACCAACAGTCATCCACCCACCGGCCACTGGTCAGACAAACAGCCGTAGACTGCAACCACGCAACAGACGGCCTATTTATGAATTCCTCTGTGGAGGAGGCGAGCACCGGCAGTCTCAGCTGCGACGGGGACATTTGTGGAGAGCCAAGCAACAGAAAGTTCCGGAGGAAGAAAGCTCAGAAGTTTGCCTACGACAAGTGGTACATGTACGGGGGAGGGACATTTAAGAAGCTCTACtacaacacagagaaagatgGTGATAAGAGTGTTGTCAAAGGTAGGAAATGTATGAAAGCAGAGCATGAGGCTTTTCAGGCACCACAAAAAAAGCTTTCATCAGCTCATAAGGAGACAGTCACGACAGGCTCAGCGATAAACATCCCAAGCAGCAGGGCAACAGTGTGCCATCCAGGCTGCTCTCCTGCCAAGACGTCTCTCAGCTCTACTGTGGATGTTAATGTAAGAACGACCCAGCTTCATTCAGCGTGCAGCTCTGTCAAGACTCCAATCCGGAGAAACCTGTCTTTGTCAATACTGCCATTGCCTTCAGTGGTTAGCCACCAAGCAAACAGCATGAGCAGCACAGGGGCTGGgcttaaagaaaaacacactgatTCCATCTCTGAGCTTTGTGGAGCCCATATTCCCTCTGATAGAAAGAAGCAGAGAACGGCTGATGATTCAATTTGCCAGCTTGAGATGGAGACCGCCCAAAACACACTGAgttacctccctccctctgtgacTGGCAGTGCACTTCGGCAGGATGCACACTTCAGTTATGTCAacctccaaaaaaaacaaaaacacactcaacTCGAAGGAAATCTCTTCTCACCATGCATAATCAATGCAAATGCACAATCGGCTAGCACCCTGCCTCCCACTTCCCTCCCCTCAGCTCTCAAGACCAGCTTCCTGCCCAAGTACCAGCTCAAGTTGCCTAACGCTGGGGAACATGATTCAAATACTTCACTGCATGTTGTGGATAAACCGACAGTAACTGCTGGCTGCACCTTCACCTCTCCTACATCCTCTTCTAAAACTGAGCAAACCTCACCTTCAGTCACAGCTCCTGAAATCAAATTAAGTGAACCTGTCACGGTAGCGTTGATGCAAACTGGTGATTCCAAAAAGACGAATGCTCTTAATTCCACACAAGCCCAGCTTTTCTTGCCTTGCACAGCTGCAACATTTTGTCAAGCCGAAACATCAAGATTCAATGAGAATATGACATCTAGTCTCCCTGTGGTGCACAGGCAATTTGCAGCAACCACAATAACCACAGCCTGCCTTCATGATTACCATGAAGGATTATGCAGCACATTAATACAGCCATCGAAATCTGCACCTGTGCAGTTACCCTCACCTGTTGCACCTGCTATACCCTCCATAAGCACAGAAAACAGCCAGACATCTGCTACTTCCAGTACAACTATCCCACAGTGTCCAATTAACTCTAACCTTCCTCTGTCACACTTACAGTTCTTGCCTAAATCAGAACAGTCGAACTTTGTAAATAGAGCATTTACTGGCCCGAACACCCCAAAAGTACCATGTCACATCATACCGTTTGACCAGGTACAACCAGCAGGTCAGAATGTGTTTCATGTTCACACAGCAGATCTCCAGATCTGCCTCCAGATCATATCCGACGAGCAGCTGGCTCTCATTGAACCGCAGATTGAGCGTCATGAGGACAGCAGCCTCTCACAGAGACGTGACATGCAAGCACAGGCCGCAAAAGTAATCCAGAATAAAGCTAAAAGCTCTGCAGCCACGGAAAGAAGCAATGAGGGAACGGACCATCGACTGCAGGGATATCAAAAGGAGTTGGACCAAAATGAATCTTCATCCACACTTAATGTGGAGAGAATAAAACCTCCACTGACTGCCCACATGACTGAACACAGGAATTCCAGACAGGCTACACTATCAGCTGAATCTAAGCCCCCTGAAGCTCCAGGCTTGACATTACACCCACACAAATGCAGTCATCTAAACACGGCCACGGAGACTCTGAGCTTTGCGAGTGATGTGATGTCAACTGCTGCTGTACGGTCAGGAAGAAACCAAACTTCAGAGGAGGAACGTGCCCTTTCTCTGAACTCCTTTCCTGAAGAGCAACCTTTCCTGGGCAGCAGGGCCAGTCAAGGTGGACTGGTCTTGCAAACACTCTCTGGTCTTTCTCCCAATTCAGTAAATCAGAATAGAAAAAGTGAACTACTGGTCAAAGACATACACCATAAAACCAAAAATCAAGGAGCCTCTTGTGAAGTAAGCATAATGAAAACCAAGTGGGAAGCCTCTGCATACAGAAGCAACAGGTTAGAAAGTGGAGAAACACCCTGCTCTATGCATGTTAGGTGTGATAAGGCCAGTTCTGATGAACTCTCTGGGTCATTGTTTCCATTTTCTATCAATAATTGCAAATCTCCAAGAAAGTTGAACCCACATACATCCATCTGCTGCAGCAAACCTTCTGATCCTACAATATCAGAGACGGTGGATCCAtctaaacatgaaaacacaggcTGTGACAGGGTAGGACCTTCAGACAACTCTGTCACTTTACCGGAAAAGACTCTCTGTGATTCACAGGATGTAATCAGCTTAGCCCACTCACAAAAACTGTTTACTTCAGAGTCCTCTAACATCCACGTGGAAAGAACCAAAGACATCCCAGCTGTGCTCTCAAGTATTCAGAGCCCTACTGCAG GGATTCTGGAGGGAGACTGCCTAGGGGAATGTGAAGTCCAGAAGGAGCCACAGAAATGGGGACATGTAGGCATACCTGGACAGTCAGACTGCACAGACCGGAGGCCAAAACTGAGCCAAGAGGCCAGAGAGACAACCCACCAAGGAATAGATGGGCAGAGCGGTGGAGGAGTGATGAGGGAGGATAAGAACGGAAGAATCAAGGCAGACACAGTCCCTGGAGAGTTGGCCAACACAGAGTCAAACTGCAGATACACAGCTTTACCAGACATGACAGAGTTAGAG CCTTTGCAGTCTATGAAGACCATCTTCTTCGTGGGCCAGGTAGACAGTGTCCTCCGAAGGATGCagtccctgaattga
- the znf831 gene encoding zinc finger protein 831 isoform X1 yields METGKPVCAPVHISSAAAQIEKRMDVQAPLTAVYIHTVPALPAQPFPQLPAAAREPATLHLAMPPLYSKENPCFLTLHIAGGLHSSPGLSPAAAAPTARPKSAGKHVCTHCGRDCMKPSVLEKHLRCHTGERPYPCTTCRVSFKTQSNLYKHKRTQAHARLSSESEQSSLGSQDSMSSSRETHSSSLSLDEHSEKTGIMEKDATLPVADITCTANTTEVFSVTTQGSICEQRDLDPASPKTDSNESAKVRKVEENLRVENEQSPSTIGRHLPLQRQKATVFSKQWERSVSRGKSQNHESTDSGFSESSDHYPSPGSVLHGHSLDSLSESNKEHFEETTNTHTSSEPDRGAREQEQKTLEERISKLISENTAVVEDKQLENVRPRKTVLSKQGSIDLPLPYTYKDSFHFDMKISRTQNVGLQRNRKPGLYSSVPTQQSTTMEHGPLTRSNSLPFSVTLLQPERSSSASSYQSNYESLICRGGSGQINQAGFAIKPVNQQSSTHRPLVRQTAVDCNHATDGLFMNSSVEEASTGSLSCDGDICGEPSNRKFRRKKAQKFAYDKWYMYGGGTFKKLYYNTEKDGDKSVVKGRKCMKAEHEAFQAPQKKLSSAHKETVTTGSAINIPSSRATVCHPGCSPAKTSLSSTVDVNVRTTQLHSACSSVKTPIRRNLSLSILPLPSVVSHQANSMSSTGAGLKEKHTDSISELCGAHIPSDRKKQRTADDSICQLEMETAQNTLSYLPPSVTGSALRQDAHFSYVNLQKKQKHTQLEGNLFSPCIINANAQSASTLPPTSLPSALKTSFLPKYQLKLPNAGEHDSNTSLHVVDKPTVTAGCTFTSPTSSSKTEQTSPSVTAPEIKLSEPVTVALMQTGDSKKTNALNSTQAQLFLPCTAATFCQAETSRFNENMTSSLPVVHRQFAATTITTACLHDYHEGLCSTLIQPSKSAPVQLPSPVAPAIPSISTENSQTSATSSTTIPQCPINSNLPLSHLQFLPKSEQSNFVNRAFTGPNTPKVPCHIIPFDQVQPAGQNVFHVHTADLQICLQIISDEQLALIEPQIERHEDSSLSQRRDMQAQAAKVIQNKAKSSAATERSNEGTDHRLQGYQKELDQNESSSTLNVERIKPPLTAHMTEHRNSRQATLSAESKPPEAPGLTLHPHKCSHLNTATETLSFASDVMSTAAVRSGRNQTSEEERALSLNSFPEEQPFLGSRASQGGLVLQTLSGLSPNSVNQNRKSELLVKDIHHKTKNQGASCEVSIMKTKWEASAYRSNRLESGETPCSMHVRCDKASSDELSGSLFPFSINNCKSPRKLNPHTSICCSKPSDPTISETVDPSKHENTGCDRVGPSDNSVTLPEKTLCDSQDVISLAHSQKLFTSESSNIHVERTKDIPAVLSSIQSPTAGILEGDCLGECEVQKEPQKWGHVGIPGQSDCTDRRPKLSQEARETTHQGIDGQSGGGVMREDKNGRIKADTVPGELANTESNCRYTALPDMTELEGQDTEVKVDSFKNPWLSEEHLQHLSQTHSGMSEYPLQRPQRALSTSNNLNLPASGSETSLLNSPQPPLEVNNLYLSQQHWESSIARTKQTQTLCESNSSKPIKTQAQFKETQNAVSQVTQQTTFLHQEKQTLSVQQGNTAGNNSTAVSHSTKVTLGSNKTSGLLADIKTSCATHHCQVSQSLQVSQASAGWTGNTQTSNTNMLGYNAEARLKPFTYQEPELDPEDQAPDEYITHSSNSGRTDTTSKYQSFFLAAQLQGYEPAESLTAGGKPVPSCQDSSEDTSSSDDEGKLIIEL; encoded by the exons ATGGAGACTGGCAAGCCAGTATGCGCTCCAGTGCACATCAGCTCAGCTGCAGCGCAGATAGAGAAAAGGATGGATGTCCAGGCCCCACTGACGGCTGTTTACATCCACACAGTGCCTGCTCTACCAGCGCAGCCTTTCCCacagcttcctgctgctgcacggGAACCAGCCACGCTCCATCTGGCCATGCCGCCGCTCTACTCCAAGGAGAACCCTTGCTTTCTGACACTCCACATTGCCGGTGGGCTGCATTCTTCGCCAGGGCTgagtccagcagctgctgctcctacAGCCAGACCCAAATCAGCAGGAAAGCATGTGTGTACTCACTGCGGACGGGACTGTATGAAGCCCAGTGTGCTGGAGAAACATCTCCGCTGCCACACAGGGGAGCGGCCCTACCCCTGCACCACTTGCAGAGTTTCTTTTAAGACTCAGAGCAACCTCTACAAGCATAAACGTACTCAGGCACATGCCCGCCTCTCATCCGAGTCAGAGCAGAGCAGCCTGGGCAGCCAAGACAGCATGTCCAGCTCAAGAGAGACTCATTCCTCCAGTCTGTCTCTGGATGAGCACAGTGAGAAGACGGGCATCATGGAAAAGGATGCCACCCTACCTGTTGCTGATATTACCTGTACAGCCAATACTACAGAGGTCTTCTCTGTAACAACACAGGGCTCCATCTGTGAGCAGAGAGACTTGGACCCTGCAAGTCCTAAAACAGATTCAAATGAAAGTGCAAAGGTAAGAAAAGTAGAGGAGAACCTGAGAGTTGAAAATGAACAATCTCCTTCGACTATTGGTCGACATCTTCCACTTCAGAGACAAAAGGCCACTGTGTTCTCCAAGCAGTGGGAGAGGTCAGTATCAAGAGGGAAATCACAGAACCACGAGAGCACAGACTCAGGTTTCAGTGAGAGCAGTGACCACTACCCAAGCCCTGGTAGTGTTTTACACGGCCACAGTCTGGATTCTCTATCTGAATCTAATAAAGAGCATTTTGAGGAaacaacaaacactcacacgTCTTCAGAACCAGACCGAGGTGCAagggagcaggagcagaagaCACTGGAGGAGCGCATATCTAAGCTGATTTCGGAGAATACAGCTGTTGTGGAGGACAAACAGCTGGAGAATGTAAGGCCTCGGAAGACTGTTCTTTCAAAGCAGGGTAGCATCGACCTTCCTTTGCCCTACACGTACAAGGACTCCTTTCACTTTGACATGAAGATCAGTAGGACTCAGAATGTTGGGTTGCAAAGAAACAGGAAGCCTGGACTGTACAGCTCTGTGCCCACTCAGCAGTCAACCACCATGGAGCATGGCCCCTTAACCCGCAGCAACTCCCTCCCCTTCAGCGTCACGCTCCTGCAGCCTGAGAGGAGCAGCTCAGCCTCTTCCTATCAGAGCAATTATGAATCACTGATTTGCAGGGGAGGCTCAGGCCAGATCAACCAAGCAGGCTTTGCCATAAAGCCTGTGAACCAACAGTCATCCACCCACCGGCCACTGGTCAGACAAACAGCCGTAGACTGCAACCACGCAACAGACGGCCTATTTATGAATTCCTCTGTGGAGGAGGCGAGCACCGGCAGTCTCAGCTGCGACGGGGACATTTGTGGAGAGCCAAGCAACAGAAAGTTCCGGAGGAAGAAAGCTCAGAAGTTTGCCTACGACAAGTGGTACATGTACGGGGGAGGGACATTTAAGAAGCTCTACtacaacacagagaaagatgGTGATAAGAGTGTTGTCAAAGGTAGGAAATGTATGAAAGCAGAGCATGAGGCTTTTCAGGCACCACAAAAAAAGCTTTCATCAGCTCATAAGGAGACAGTCACGACAGGCTCAGCGATAAACATCCCAAGCAGCAGGGCAACAGTGTGCCATCCAGGCTGCTCTCCTGCCAAGACGTCTCTCAGCTCTACTGTGGATGTTAATGTAAGAACGACCCAGCTTCATTCAGCGTGCAGCTCTGTCAAGACTCCAATCCGGAGAAACCTGTCTTTGTCAATACTGCCATTGCCTTCAGTGGTTAGCCACCAAGCAAACAGCATGAGCAGCACAGGGGCTGGgcttaaagaaaaacacactgatTCCATCTCTGAGCTTTGTGGAGCCCATATTCCCTCTGATAGAAAGAAGCAGAGAACGGCTGATGATTCAATTTGCCAGCTTGAGATGGAGACCGCCCAAAACACACTGAgttacctccctccctctgtgacTGGCAGTGCACTTCGGCAGGATGCACACTTCAGTTATGTCAacctccaaaaaaaacaaaaacacactcaacTCGAAGGAAATCTCTTCTCACCATGCATAATCAATGCAAATGCACAATCGGCTAGCACCCTGCCTCCCACTTCCCTCCCCTCAGCTCTCAAGACCAGCTTCCTGCCCAAGTACCAGCTCAAGTTGCCTAACGCTGGGGAACATGATTCAAATACTTCACTGCATGTTGTGGATAAACCGACAGTAACTGCTGGCTGCACCTTCACCTCTCCTACATCCTCTTCTAAAACTGAGCAAACCTCACCTTCAGTCACAGCTCCTGAAATCAAATTAAGTGAACCTGTCACGGTAGCGTTGATGCAAACTGGTGATTCCAAAAAGACGAATGCTCTTAATTCCACACAAGCCCAGCTTTTCTTGCCTTGCACAGCTGCAACATTTTGTCAAGCCGAAACATCAAGATTCAATGAGAATATGACATCTAGTCTCCCTGTGGTGCACAGGCAATTTGCAGCAACCACAATAACCACAGCCTGCCTTCATGATTACCATGAAGGATTATGCAGCACATTAATACAGCCATCGAAATCTGCACCTGTGCAGTTACCCTCACCTGTTGCACCTGCTATACCCTCCATAAGCACAGAAAACAGCCAGACATCTGCTACTTCCAGTACAACTATCCCACAGTGTCCAATTAACTCTAACCTTCCTCTGTCACACTTACAGTTCTTGCCTAAATCAGAACAGTCGAACTTTGTAAATAGAGCATTTACTGGCCCGAACACCCCAAAAGTACCATGTCACATCATACCGTTTGACCAGGTACAACCAGCAGGTCAGAATGTGTTTCATGTTCACACAGCAGATCTCCAGATCTGCCTCCAGATCATATCCGACGAGCAGCTGGCTCTCATTGAACCGCAGATTGAGCGTCATGAGGACAGCAGCCTCTCACAGAGACGTGACATGCAAGCACAGGCCGCAAAAGTAATCCAGAATAAAGCTAAAAGCTCTGCAGCCACGGAAAGAAGCAATGAGGGAACGGACCATCGACTGCAGGGATATCAAAAGGAGTTGGACCAAAATGAATCTTCATCCACACTTAATGTGGAGAGAATAAAACCTCCACTGACTGCCCACATGACTGAACACAGGAATTCCAGACAGGCTACACTATCAGCTGAATCTAAGCCCCCTGAAGCTCCAGGCTTGACATTACACCCACACAAATGCAGTCATCTAAACACGGCCACGGAGACTCTGAGCTTTGCGAGTGATGTGATGTCAACTGCTGCTGTACGGTCAGGAAGAAACCAAACTTCAGAGGAGGAACGTGCCCTTTCTCTGAACTCCTTTCCTGAAGAGCAACCTTTCCTGGGCAGCAGGGCCAGTCAAGGTGGACTGGTCTTGCAAACACTCTCTGGTCTTTCTCCCAATTCAGTAAATCAGAATAGAAAAAGTGAACTACTGGTCAAAGACATACACCATAAAACCAAAAATCAAGGAGCCTCTTGTGAAGTAAGCATAATGAAAACCAAGTGGGAAGCCTCTGCATACAGAAGCAACAGGTTAGAAAGTGGAGAAACACCCTGCTCTATGCATGTTAGGTGTGATAAGGCCAGTTCTGATGAACTCTCTGGGTCATTGTTTCCATTTTCTATCAATAATTGCAAATCTCCAAGAAAGTTGAACCCACATACATCCATCTGCTGCAGCAAACCTTCTGATCCTACAATATCAGAGACGGTGGATCCAtctaaacatgaaaacacaggcTGTGACAGGGTAGGACCTTCAGACAACTCTGTCACTTTACCGGAAAAGACTCTCTGTGATTCACAGGATGTAATCAGCTTAGCCCACTCACAAAAACTGTTTACTTCAGAGTCCTCTAACATCCACGTGGAAAGAACCAAAGACATCCCAGCTGTGCTCTCAAGTATTCAGAGCCCTACTGCAG GGATTCTGGAGGGAGACTGCCTAGGGGAATGTGAAGTCCAGAAGGAGCCACAGAAATGGGGACATGTAGGCATACCTGGACAGTCAGACTGCACAGACCGGAGGCCAAAACTGAGCCAAGAGGCCAGAGAGACAACCCACCAAGGAATAGATGGGCAGAGCGGTGGAGGAGTGATGAGGGAGGATAAGAACGGAAGAATCAAGGCAGACACAGTCCCTGGAGAGTTGGCCAACACAGAGTCAAACTGCAGATACACAGCTTTACCAGACATGACAGAGTTAGAG GGACAAGACACAGAGGTCAAGGTGGATTCCTTTAAAAATCCTTGGCTATCTGAGGAGCATCTTCAGCATCTTTCCCAGACGCACTCAGGAATGTCTGAGTATCCTCTACAGAGGCCTCAGCGAGCTCTGAGCACGTCAAATAACCTTAATTTACCAGCCAGCGGCAGTGAGACTAGCCTTCTCAATTCTCCACAGCCCCCACTGGAAGTGAACAACTTGTATCTCTCACAGCAACACTGGGAAAGCAGCATCGCTCgtaccaaacaaacacagaccttATGCGAGTCAAATTCAAGTAAACCGATCAAAACACAGGCCCAATTCAAAGAGACGCAAAATGCTGTTTCACAAGTCACTCagcaaacaacatttttacaccAGGAAAAGCAGACCCTATCTGTTCAGCAAGGAAACACTGCAGGTAACAACAGCACAGCAGTAAGCCATTCTACTAAGGTAACATTAGGAAGTAACAAAACCTCAGGTCTCTTGGCAGATATCAAAACCTCATGCGCCACACACCACTGCCAAGTCTCCCAATCCCTGCAAGTCAGTCAAGCCTCAGCTGGATGGACGGGAAACACTCAAACGTCAAACACCAATATGCTGGGTTATAATGCTGAGGCCCGATTAAAGCCTTTTACATACCAGGAGCCTGAGCTGGACCCCGAGGATCAAGCACCAGATGAGTACATAACACACAGCAGTAACTCTGGGAGAACTGACACGACCAGCAAATACCAGTCTTTTTTCTTGGCTGCTCAGCTTCAAGGGTACGAACCAGCCGAGAGTCTGACTGCTGGAGGGAAGCCTGTGCCGAGCTGCCAGGACTCTTCAGAAGACACCAGCAGTAGTGATGATGAAGGGAAGCTTATCATTGAGCTTTAG